Proteins encoded together in one Cyanobium sp. WAJ14-Wanaka window:
- a CDS encoding riboflavin synthase produces MFTGLVQATGRIEQAPSGVRLRWSADPSLAGVTPWMPQNLALGDSVAVDGVCLTVAECLVDGFRADVSPETLGRSTLAAKAAAGDWVNLEPALRLVDRLGGHLVSGHVDGLAQVRAIRPEDNAWRLELQWQDPAYGRYICEKASVAVDGISLTVAGCEPGGSCFWIAVIPHTWGTTTLQQLRPGSWVNLEADLLAKYTERLLNAGAASGSGPNQLDSHWMAEHGWTA; encoded by the coding sequence ATGTTTACCGGGTTGGTCCAGGCCACTGGCCGCATTGAGCAGGCCCCCTCGGGGGTGCGCCTGCGCTGGTCTGCGGATCCCAGCCTGGCTGGGGTTACGCCATGGATGCCCCAAAACCTGGCCCTGGGCGACAGCGTGGCCGTGGATGGGGTGTGCCTCACCGTGGCGGAATGCCTGGTCGATGGCTTTCGGGCCGATGTGAGCCCCGAAACCCTTGGCCGCTCCACCTTGGCCGCCAAGGCGGCAGCCGGGGATTGGGTGAATTTGGAGCCGGCCCTGCGCCTGGTGGATCGGCTGGGGGGCCACCTGGTAAGCGGCCATGTCGACGGCCTCGCTCAGGTGCGGGCGATTCGCCCCGAGGACAATGCCTGGCGCCTCGAGCTGCAGTGGCAAGACCCCGCCTACGGCCGCTACATCTGCGAGAAGGCCAGTGTGGCGGTCGACGGCATCAGCCTCACCGTGGCCGGTTGTGAGCCGGGTGGCAGTTGTTTCTGGATCGCGGTCATTCCCCACACCTGGGGGACAACCACCCTCCAGCAGTTGCGTCCGGGTTCCTGGGTGAACCTGGAGGCCGATCTCCTGGCCAAGTACACCGAGAGGCTGCTGAACGCAGGCGCTGCCAGCGGATCAGGGCCAAACCAGCTGGATTCCCACTGGATGGCAGAACACGGCTGGACTGCCTAA
- a CDS encoding heme o synthase: MVSANIAAVPGVSPVPAIRPSVKLPAWLEVAKPRLIPLLLASTLGGMAVSGEGWLDASTIFCTLVGGALASAAAGVLNCLWEQDLDGRMQRTSRRALPSGRLAQRQAFGLAIALTVLSVVVLVLGVNALAASLALLGLCSYVLLYTALLKPRTRQNIVVGGVAGAIPPLVGAAAATGHLGWASWWLFALIMVWTPAHFWSLALLLKEDYRSVGIPMLPVVKGVVVTTRAIWHYSIATVVLSLLGIWAVPGGEILYGLLVLPFNGRLLQLAASLRQEPTDPQRAKAMFRWSIFYLFGICLLLLMAHSPQAALVSWQGITPALLGLPTLGG; this comes from the coding sequence ATGGTTAGCGCCAACATCGCTGCAGTTCCCGGGGTAAGCCCTGTCCCGGCCATTCGCCCCTCGGTCAAGCTGCCCGCCTGGCTTGAGGTGGCTAAGCCGCGCCTAATCCCCCTGCTGCTGGCCAGCACCCTGGGGGGTATGGCGGTCAGTGGGGAGGGTTGGCTCGATGCCAGCACAATTTTCTGCACCCTCGTGGGCGGGGCCCTCGCCTCTGCCGCCGCGGGAGTTCTCAATTGCCTCTGGGAACAGGACCTCGATGGGCGCATGCAGCGCACCAGTCGCCGGGCCCTGCCCTCGGGGCGCCTGGCCCAAAGGCAGGCCTTTGGCCTGGCCATCGCCCTGACGGTTCTCTCCGTAGTGGTGCTGGTGCTTGGCGTAAATGCCCTGGCGGCCAGCCTTGCCCTGCTGGGCCTTTGCAGCTATGTGCTGCTCTACACCGCCCTGCTTAAGCCCCGCACCCGCCAAAACATCGTGGTGGGGGGAGTTGCCGGGGCAATCCCGCCCCTGGTGGGGGCGGCGGCAGCCACCGGCCACCTGGGTTGGGCCAGTTGGTGGCTGTTTGCCCTAATCATGGTTTGGACTCCGGCCCACTTTTGGTCCTTGGCCCTCCTACTCAAGGAGGACTACCGCTCAGTGGGCATTCCGATGTTGCCTGTGGTCAAAGGGGTGGTGGTCACGACCCGGGCGATTTGGCATTACTCGATCGCCACCGTGGTTTTGAGCCTGCTGGGGATTTGGGCCGTTCCTGGCGGAGAAATTCTCTATGGCCTGCTGGTGCTTCCATTTAATGGTCGCCTGCTTCAGCTTGCGGCCAGCCTGCGGCAGGAGCCAACCGATCCCCAGAGGGCTAAGGCGATGTTCCGCTGGTCGATCTTTTACCTCTTTGGGATCTGCCTGCTGCTGCTGATGGCCCATTCCCCCCAGGCGGCCCTAGTCAGCTGGCAGGGCATCACCCCGGCCCTGTTGGGCCTTCCTACATTGGGCGGCTGA
- a CDS encoding aldo/keto reductase: MRALGSAAQMGAVLRAALDAGINHLETAPAYGPAESFVGEALAQLDREQAEPHGGWLITSKVLPGCDLASGQQQLRASLGRLGIGQLTNLAVHGLNLPEHLEWALNGDGALLLRWALQEGLVAQVGFSSHGSADLIGAALASGSFQFCSLHLHLFDQSRLPLARQALASGLGVMAISPADKGGRLFDPPAELLADCSPFHPLELAYRFLLAEGITTLTLGAAQPSDLAWARAIQSPDGSWLSADQLAALGRLAAAGRERLGAERCGQCQACLPCPNGVPIPELLRLRNLAVGHGMGAFAGERYNLIGRAGHWWESRNAEACERCGHCLPLCPQQLDIPELLADTHRRLAAAPRRRLWD, from the coding sequence ATGCGGGCCCTGGGCAGTGCCGCCCAGATGGGGGCCGTGCTGCGCGCCGCCCTAGATGCCGGCATTAACCACCTGGAAACGGCCCCCGCCTATGGGCCCGCCGAAAGCTTTGTAGGCGAGGCCCTGGCCCAGCTGGACAGGGAGCAGGCGGAGCCCCATGGCGGCTGGCTGATCACCAGCAAGGTGCTTCCGGGCTGTGATCTGGCCAGTGGCCAGCAGCAGTTGCGCGCCAGCCTGGGCCGGCTGGGGATTGGCCAACTGACCAACCTGGCGGTGCATGGCCTGAACTTGCCGGAGCACCTGGAATGGGCCCTAAATGGCGATGGTGCCCTGCTGCTGCGCTGGGCCCTGCAGGAGGGTCTGGTGGCGCAGGTGGGCTTTTCAAGCCACGGCTCCGCCGACCTAATTGGGGCGGCCCTGGCCTCAGGCAGCTTCCAGTTCTGCAGCCTGCATCTGCACCTATTCGACCAAAGCCGGCTGCCCCTTGCCCGCCAAGCCCTGGCCTCCGGCCTTGGGGTGATGGCCATTTCGCCAGCCGATAAGGGCGGCAGGCTGTTCGATCCACCCGCGGAGCTGCTGGCCGACTGCAGCCCCTTCCATCCCCTGGAATTGGCCTACCGCTTTTTGCTGGCGGAGGGCATCACCACCCTCACCCTGGGGGCGGCCCAGCCGAGCGATTTGGCCTGGGCTAGGGCCATCCAAAGCCCCGATGGGTCCTGGCTGAGTGCCGACCAACTCGCAGCCCTGGGACGCCTGGCCGCCGCCGGCCGAGAGCGCCTAGGGGCGGAGCGCTGCGGCCAATGCCAGGCATGTCTGCCCTGCCCCAATGGAGTGCCGATCCCCGAGCTGCTGCGCCTGCGCAACCTGGCCGTGGGCCATGGCATGGGGGCCTTCGCGGGGGAGCGATACAACCTGATCGGACGGGCCGGCCACTGGTGGGAAAGCCGCAATGCGGAGGCCTGCGAGCGCTGTGGCCACTGCCTGCCCCTCTGCCCCCAGCAGCTCGACATCCCAGAGCTACTGGCCGATACCCACAGGCGCCTTGCCGCAGCCCCTAGGCGGCGGCTCTGGGATTAG
- a CDS encoding AbrB family transcriptional regulator: MLEGQALLDRARSLSNRPEDQIARGCGYVGPSGRVLKKSFYRALVAAKGYALPASHGAQGLGKGRQADFHTRVHGNGNLMIGNAYTRRMGLEPGMEFKIELHKETGAIWLLPLEEGEAN, from the coding sequence ATGCTTGAAGGTCAAGCCCTACTGGATCGAGCCCGCTCCCTGAGCAATCGCCCGGAGGATCAAATTGCCCGCGGATGTGGATACGTAGGGCCCAGTGGAAGGGTGTTGAAAAAAAGTTTTTATCGAGCCCTGGTGGCGGCCAAGGGCTATGCCCTGCCGGCCAGCCATGGGGCCCAGGGGTTAGGCAAAGGGCGCCAAGCCGATTTCCACACCAGGGTTCACGGCAATGGCAACTTGATGATTGGCAATGCCTACACCCGCCGCATGGGCCTGGAGCCGGGCATGGAATTCAAAATCGAACTGCACAAAGAAACTGGTGCGATTTGGTTGCTGCCCCTCGAAGAAGGCGAGGCCAATTAA
- a CDS encoding HdeD family acid-resistance protein, with the protein MTSSFWNPNANTLRAFTLFEGVLMVVLGVLALIFPMVASLWATAVIAVAFLVGGIVGWINNLLRAKSLRRWVTFWRLVVSTVFLVAGVSMFQQLSGGQQDAAIPVISLALAVGIVFLVEGGVAAVVSLTHREIKGWGWGLVNGLVTLILGALILSLPLPGILSVLGILVGVSFLFSGIDLLSFSASFHPED; encoded by the coding sequence ATGACCTCCAGCTTCTGGAATCCCAACGCCAACACCCTGAGGGCCTTCACCCTTTTTGAGGGGGTTTTGATGGTGGTGTTGGGGGTGCTTGCCCTGATTTTTCCGATGGTGGCCTCGCTCTGGGCCACGGCGGTAATTGCGGTGGCCTTTTTGGTGGGTGGAATTGTCGGCTGGATTAACAACCTGCTGCGGGCCAAATCCCTGCGCCGTTGGGTCACCTTTTGGCGCCTGGTGGTTTCAACGGTGTTTTTGGTGGCGGGTGTCTCGATGTTTCAGCAGCTCAGTGGGGGCCAGCAGGATGCCGCCATACCGGTGATCTCCCTGGCCCTGGCCGTGGGCATTGTCTTCCTGGTGGAGGGGGGCGTGGCTGCGGTCGTTTCCCTAACCCATCGGGAAATAAAGGGTTGGGGCTGGGGACTGGTCAATGGCCTGGTCACCCTGATCCTGGGCGCATTGATCTTGAGCCTGCCGCTGCCTGGCATCTTGAGTGTGCTGGGCATCCTGGTGGGGGTGAGCTTTCTGTTCAGCGGCATTGACCTGCTGAGCTTCAGCGCCAGTTTTCACCCCGAGGATTAA
- a CDS encoding twin-arginine translocation pathway signal, translating to MGFDLALSRRQLLRLGLGAGVSAALPGLLSSCGTNAPQRLLAAEGGFPQAWARQLPQGWQLQGVADLAQINQRTAALWSLSDGWAAAIPRQQLEPFSLPGALAELAPWAAPVSRLYGPADGAVYGFPWAYSPWVLLLRSRPDLVARSQEGWDLLLDPSLKGKLVLPSSPRVAMALVGNSLDRVESLRRQALAYDERDGLNLLLSGAAEVAVAPLQRVIPLLRRDPRLAVIWPASGSPLTWQLLLRPRGATLPPEAWLKQLGQAPLLEKLLLQGWVPPLPLPQLGQALRGFPTAVARLLLPSEQLLQRCWSLPPLDAQARLDLQTMWDAAAPPA from the coding sequence ATGGGTTTTGATCTTGCGCTTTCCCGTCGCCAACTGCTGCGTCTCGGACTGGGCGCTGGGGTATCCGCCGCCCTGCCGGGGCTGCTGAGTTCCTGTGGAACCAATGCGCCCCAGCGGCTGTTGGCCGCCGAGGGGGGCTTCCCCCAGGCTTGGGCGCGCCAGTTACCGCAGGGTTGGCAGCTGCAGGGCGTGGCCGATCTGGCGCAGATCAACCAGCGGACGGCGGCCCTTTGGTCGCTCAGTGATGGTTGGGCTGCGGCCATCCCCCGCCAGCAGTTGGAGCCCTTTTCGTTGCCTGGGGCCCTGGCTGAACTAGCCCCCTGGGCAGCTCCCGTCAGCCGTCTTTACGGCCCGGCAGATGGGGCCGTTTACGGCTTTCCTTGGGCCTACAGCCCCTGGGTTTTGCTGCTGCGCAGCCGCCCCGATTTGGTAGCAAGGAGCCAGGAGGGTTGGGACTTGCTGCTAGATCCCAGCCTCAAGGGCAAGTTGGTGCTGCCCTCCAGCCCTCGAGTGGCGATGGCCCTGGTGGGGAATTCGCTGGACCGGGTGGAATCGCTGCGGCGTCAGGCCCTGGCCTACGACGAGCGCGATGGCCTCAACCTGCTGCTCAGCGGTGCGGCCGAGGTGGCGGTAGCTCCCCTGCAAAGGGTGATCCCCCTGCTGCGCCGGGACCCCAGGTTGGCGGTGATTTGGCCCGCTTCCGGCTCTCCCCTCACCTGGCAGCTGCTGCTCCGCCCCCGGGGTGCAACTCTGCCGCCGGAGGCCTGGCTGAAGCAATTGGGCCAGGCACCCCTGCTGGAAAAGCTGCTTTTGCAGGGCTGGGTGCCCCCCCTGCCCCTGCCCCAGCTTGGGCAGGCCCTGCGGGGATTCCCTACAGCGGTGGCCCGTTTGCTGTTGCCCTCCGAGCAACTACTCCAGCGTTGCTGGAGCCTGCCGCCCCTGGATGCCCAGGCCAGGCTTGATCTGCAGACCATGTGGGATGCGGCTGCCCCACCAGCCTGA
- a CDS encoding ATP-binding cassette domain-containing protein yields the protein MIELQQLTRHYAAAKGAKVRALDGLSLEVPAGSLFGLLGPNGAGKTTAIRILCTLLAPDSGQVRVAGIDALAQPRAVRRLLGYVAQEVAIDKILTGRELLQLQGDLYHLNAAQRDRRMAELIELLTMGDWIDRRCGTYSGGMRRRLDLAAGLLHSPKVLVLDEPTVGLDIESRAAIWQVLRQLRDGGTTVVLSSHYLEEVDALADHLAIIEAGRVIAEGAPATLKAALGGDRLTLRVREFSDAGEAAQVQVLLQGCSGVRQVVVNQSQGYSLNLVIEHDSVVDQLRRQLEAANLPIFALAQSRPSLDDVYLQATGRTLMDAELAVAGIRDPKAERKASM from the coding sequence GTGATTGAACTGCAGCAGCTCACCAGGCATTACGCCGCCGCAAAGGGGGCGAAGGTTCGGGCCCTAGATGGCCTCTCGCTTGAGGTGCCAGCCGGCAGTTTGTTTGGCCTGTTGGGTCCGAATGGGGCGGGCAAAACCACCGCCATCCGGATCCTCTGCACCCTGCTGGCCCCAGATAGCGGCCAGGTTCGGGTGGCAGGGATTGATGCCCTTGCCCAGCCCCGGGCCGTGCGCCGTTTGCTTGGCTATGTGGCCCAGGAGGTGGCGATCGACAAGATCCTTACCGGTAGGGAACTGCTGCAACTCCAGGGTGACCTGTATCACCTGAACGCGGCCCAGCGCGATCGCCGCATGGCAGAGCTGATTGAGCTTTTGACCATGGGCGACTGGATTGATCGCCGTTGCGGCACCTATTCCGGCGGCATGCGCCGGCGCCTCGACCTGGCGGCCGGCTTGCTGCACAGCCCCAAGGTGCTGGTGCTGGATGAGCCCACAGTGGGCCTTGATATCGAGAGTCGCGCGGCGATTTGGCAGGTGCTTAGGCAGCTGCGTGATGGCGGCACCACCGTGGTCTTGAGCAGCCACTACCTCGAGGAGGTGGATGCCCTCGCCGACCACCTGGCCATTATCGAAGCGGGCCGGGTGATTGCCGAGGGGGCGCCCGCGACCCTTAAGGCGGCCCTGGGCGGCGATCGCCTTACCCTGCGGGTGAGGGAATTCAGCGATGCCGGGGAGGCGGCCCAGGTGCAGGTGCTGCTGCAGGGCTGCTCCGGAGTGCGCCAGGTGGTTGTCAACCAGTCCCAGGGCTACTCCCTAAACCTGGTGATTGAGCACGACAGCGTGGTTGACCAACTGCGTCGCCAATTAGAAGCCGCCAACTTGCCGATCTTTGCCCTGGCCCAGAGTCGGCCGAGTCTGGATGATGTCTATCTTCAGGCCACGGGCCGCACCTTGATGGATGCGGAATTGGCCGTCGCCGGGATTCGCGATCCCAAGGCCGAACGCAAAGCGAGCATGTGA
- a CDS encoding bifunctional nuclease family protein, with translation MVEMRVAGIALDAASRSPIVLLRDPAGRRQVPIWIDQAQAQNILAGLADETPPRPLSHDLMATLLEAGGLQLDRVIIHAIEESTFRAVLKLSPCPPAEGESAQPLAEEESLEIDARPSDAIALALRTGSSIWMLEEVVADASIPVDAEADAEDREDFRRFLDSTSPADLVRHLSRAQPDVIPKDGPPEEKPGETGGD, from the coding sequence ATGGTCGAAATGCGCGTCGCCGGAATTGCACTTGATGCGGCAAGCCGCAGCCCGATCGTGCTGTTGCGGGATCCGGCCGGCCGCCGCCAGGTGCCGATCTGGATCGACCAGGCCCAGGCCCAAAACATCCTGGCCGGTCTGGCCGATGAAACGCCGCCCAGGCCCCTAAGCCACGACCTGATGGCCACCCTGCTCGAGGCAGGCGGGCTGCAACTGGATCGGGTGATCATCCACGCCATTGAGGAGAGCACCTTTCGGGCCGTGCTCAAGCTGAGCCCGTGCCCCCCCGCCGAAGGCGAGTCCGCCCAGCCCCTGGCCGAGGAGGAAAGCCTTGAAATCGATGCCCGGCCCAGTGATGCCATTGCCCTGGCCCTACGCACCGGCAGCAGCATCTGGATGCTGGAGGAGGTGGTTGCCGATGCCTCGATTCCCGTCGATGCCGAGGCCGATGCCGAAGACCGAGAGGACTTTCGCCGTTTTCTCGACAGCACCTCCCCCGCCGATCTGGTGCGCCATCTGAGCAGGGCCCAGCCGGATGTAATTCCAAAGGATGGCCCCCCTGAGGAGAAACCGGGTGAAACAGGCGGGGATTAG
- a CDS encoding N-acetylmannosamine-6-phosphate 2-epimerase produces the protein MKPKGLIVSVQAPEGSPMRDPHVIAAMAEASLRHGASGVRLESPEHIGAVRRRCPQALIVGLWKRTYPQSSVYITPSWQEIQAVWAAGADVIAIDATDRDRPGGEGLASLVGRATRELGAVVMADVDSVANGLRAAELGCQWVGTTLFGYTEATAGQKPPGWDLIGELRSRLPADVGLICEGGIASADQAKQALSLGADAVVVGTAITGVDLQVRAYLARLADAA, from the coding sequence ATGAAGCCCAAAGGATTGATTGTTTCGGTGCAGGCACCCGAGGGTTCGCCCATGCGCGATCCCCACGTGATTGCCGCCATGGCAGAGGCGAGCCTGCGCCATGGCGCTTCGGGTGTGCGGTTGGAGAGCCCGGAGCACATCGGGGCCGTACGGCGCCGCTGCCCCCAGGCCCTGATCGTGGGCCTCTGGAAACGGACCTACCCGCAAAGCTCTGTCTACATCACGCCCAGCTGGCAGGAGATTCAGGCGGTCTGGGCTGCTGGGGCGGATGTGATTGCCATCGATGCCACCGACCGGGACCGTCCAGGTGGCGAAGGCCTGGCCTCCCTGGTGGGCCGCGCCACCCGGGAGTTGGGGGCGGTGGTGATGGCTGATGTAGATAGCGTGGCCAATGGTTTACGGGCCGCAGAGCTGGGTTGCCAGTGGGTGGGTACCACCCTGTTTGGCTACACCGAAGCCACCGCGGGCCAGAAACCACCCGGCTGGGATTTGATCGGTGAACTGCGTTCCCGGCTGCCCGCTGATGTCGGTTTGATCTGTGAAGGCGGCATCGCCTCAGCAGACCAGGCAAAACAAGCGTTAAGCCTGGGGGCCGATGCGGTGGTGGTGGGTACGGCCATCACCGGCGTCGACCTGCAGGTAAGGGCCTATCTGGCCCGGCTAGCGGACGCTGCCTAG
- a CDS encoding nicotinate-nucleotide--dimethylbenzimidazole phosphoribosyltransferase, with protein MGANWPACRILLLLAATDTAAVAGISAAGATPESRRQTAAADAELLLLGPLAARPHALPPLDAGVSPALIGHVVLKELDLLGQLEVIDLGCPMAPAIPHLRLPAPEAAGPASCLSGGQAMGRGRVEALIARGRAWGSSLDRSGQPLERPLLVAECVPGGTTTAQAVLCGLGIAADGLVSGSLHQAAHGLKANLVARGLQAAGLANYMDVCRVGACPVDFYSVDAVAVMAAVGDPMQPLAAGLVLGAIAEGVPVLLAGGSQMAAVLALALALAPGDLRPAIAQGVEVATTAWVVEEASSNLGLLLERIGQHWGLAQALNLQVAGLRFGGCSCQALLDYERGFVKEGVGAGGLALLWERCGHAPETLAAACDDLALKWLGA; from the coding sequence ATGGGCGCCAACTGGCCCGCATGCCGCATACTGCTGCTACTCGCCGCCACCGACACGGCGGCGGTGGCGGGCATCTCGGCCGCCGGTGCCACCCCGGAGTCGCGGCGGCAAACAGCTGCGGCCGATGCCGAATTGCTCCTGCTGGGCCCCCTGGCGGCCCGGCCCCATGCCCTGCCGCCCCTAGACGCCGGCGTCAGCCCAGCCCTGATCGGCCATGTGGTCTTAAAGGAATTGGATTTGCTGGGCCAACTCGAGGTGATTGACCTGGGCTGTCCGATGGCCCCCGCGATTCCCCACCTGCGCCTGCCGGCCCCAGAGGCCGCCGGCCCGGCCAGCTGTCTCAGTGGGGGCCAGGCGATGGGGCGGGGCCGGGTGGAGGCCCTGATCGCCCGGGGTAGGGCCTGGGGCTCCAGCCTGGATAGGTCGGGCCAGCCGTTGGAGCGCCCGCTGCTGGTGGCCGAATGTGTGCCCGGTGGCACCACCACTGCCCAGGCGGTGCTTTGCGGCCTGGGGATCGCGGCCGATGGGCTGGTCAGCGGCAGCCTCCATCAGGCGGCCCATGGGCTCAAGGCAAACCTGGTGGCCAGGGGACTGCAGGCCGCCGGCCTGGCCAATTACATGGATGTTTGCAGAGTGGGTGCTTGCCCAGTGGATTTTTACTCGGTAGATGCAGTGGCAGTAATGGCGGCGGTGGGCGATCCGATGCAGCCCCTGGCGGCTGGCTTGGTGCTGGGGGCCATTGCCGAGGGGGTACCCGTGCTGCTGGCGGGGGGTAGTCAAATGGCGGCGGTGTTGGCCCTGGCCCTGGCCCTGGCCCCAGGGGATCTGCGGCCCGCCATCGCCCAAGGAGTTGAGGTGGCCACCACCGCCTGGGTGGTCGAGGAAGCAAGCAGCAACCTGGGGCTCCTGCTCGAGCGAATTGGCCAGCACTGGGGCTTGGCCCAAGCCTTGAACCTCCAGGTGGCGGGCCTGCGTTTTGGTGGCTGCAGCTGCCAGGCCCTGCTCGATTATGAGCGGGGTTTTGTCAAGGAGGGGGTGGGGGCTGGCGGCCTGGCCCTGCTCTGGGAGCGCTGTGGCCATGCCCCTGAGACCCTCGCCGCCGCCTGTGATGACCTGGCCCTGAAATGGCTTGGTGCCTAG
- a CDS encoding ABC transporter permease yields the protein MTSATPPITASAPAPVAEPSAFAEISQETLALTKRLFVQLQRRPSTLVAGVLQPLIWLILFGALFAKAPQGLLPGGVSYGRFLGAGVIVFTAFSGALNAGLPVMFDREFGFLNRLLVAPLRSRSSIVLASVLYITSLSLVQSLAIMGTAAVLGYGWPGGIGLLLVVVTLLLLVFTFTALSLGLAFALPGHIEMIAVIFVANLPLLFASTALAPLSFMPSWLAWLASLNPLTFAIEPIRAAYAGNFCLGAVVLEAPYGSLTAGTCLAVLAILSAGLFLLIRPLLDRKLS from the coding sequence ATGACCAGCGCCACCCCTCCCATTACCGCCAGCGCTCCGGCTCCCGTTGCCGAGCCCTCCGCCTTTGCGGAGATCAGCCAGGAAACCTTGGCGCTGACAAAACGGCTGTTTGTCCAACTCCAGCGCCGCCCCTCAACTCTGGTGGCCGGGGTTTTGCAGCCCCTGATTTGGTTGATACTTTTTGGTGCCCTCTTTGCCAAGGCGCCCCAGGGACTTTTGCCTGGGGGGGTTAGCTATGGCCGCTTCCTTGGGGCCGGGGTGATTGTGTTTACGGCCTTTAGCGGGGCCCTCAACGCCGGCCTGCCAGTGATGTTCGATCGCGAGTTTGGTTTTCTCAACCGGCTCCTGGTGGCGCCCCTGCGCTCCCGCAGCTCGATCGTGCTCGCTTCGGTGCTCTACATCACTTCCCTAAGCCTGGTGCAGAGCCTGGCAATCATGGGCACCGCCGCTGTTTTGGGCTACGGCTGGCCCGGGGGGATCGGTTTGCTTTTGGTGGTGGTCACCCTGCTCCTTCTGGTTTTCACCTTCACGGCCTTGAGTTTGGGTTTGGCCTTTGCCCTGCCAGGCCACATCGAAATGATTGCGGTGATCTTTGTGGCAAACCTGCCCCTGCTGTTTGCCAGCACCGCCCTGGCGCCCCTTTCGTTCATGCCCAGCTGGCTGGCCTGGCTCGCCTCGCTCAACCCCCTCACCTTTGCCATTGAACCGATTCGGGCCGCCTATGCGGGAAATTTCTGCCTGGGTGCGGTGGTGCTCGAAGCACCCTATGGATCCCTAACGGCCGGCACCTGCTTGGCAGTTCTAGCGATTTTGTCGGCAGGGCTTTTCCTCTTGATTCGTCCCCTTCTGGATCGCAAGCTCAGCTGA
- a CDS encoding heme A synthase — protein sequence MVGSTRPDLRLQERLALMAAHLVVALVALVVIGGATRVMEAGLACPDWPLCYGRFLPGQQMNLQVFLEWFHRLDAFVVGVALLVLTGVSAFWRQSLPRWLPWVAAGSLLLVAVQGALGALTVSQLLAAPLVTAHLATALLLVALVSGLYQRLALAGAETESNSGPAPRWWQALAFGSLLLVVGQCVLGGSMASQWAAQQCLSSGDGCRWLLAHRQGAAPAAAAVATLALSSLLLPAHQSQGRGLALGALALVVAQVALGVAVLRHQLMLPGITIAHQLVAALLVALLASALARSYGRPQANLEWAHG from the coding sequence ATGGTCGGGTCCACCCGTCCCGATCTCAGGCTCCAGGAACGCCTTGCCTTGATGGCCGCCCACCTAGTGGTCGCCCTGGTTGCCCTGGTAGTTATTGGTGGAGCCACCCGGGTGATGGAAGCCGGGTTGGCATGCCCCGATTGGCCCCTCTGCTACGGCCGCTTTTTGCCGGGTCAGCAGATGAACCTCCAGGTGTTCCTGGAGTGGTTCCACCGCCTCGATGCCTTTGTGGTGGGTGTTGCCCTGCTGGTGCTGACTGGAGTCAGTGCCTTTTGGCGCCAATCCTTACCCCGCTGGTTGCCCTGGGTGGCCGCAGGCTCCCTTCTATTGGTGGCGGTCCAGGGGGCCCTTGGAGCCCTCACGGTCAGCCAGCTGCTGGCGGCTCCTCTGGTCACCGCCCATCTGGCAACGGCCCTGTTGCTGGTGGCCCTGGTCAGCGGCCTCTACCAGCGCCTCGCCCTGGCTGGAGCCGAAACGGAAAGCAATTCCGGCCCGGCGCCGCGCTGGTGGCAGGCCCTGGCCTTTGGCTCGCTCTTATTAGTGGTGGGCCAATGCGTGCTGGGTGGCTCGATGGCTAGCCAGTGGGCGGCCCAGCAGTGCCTCAGCAGTGGCGACGGCTGTCGGTGGTTGCTGGCCCATCGCCAGGGGGCCGCACCTGCAGCAGCTGCTGTGGCCACCTTGGCCCTCAGCTCCCTGCTCCTGCCCGCCCACCAGAGCCAGGGAAGGGGTCTTGCCCTTGGGGCCCTGGCCCTGGTTGTGGCCCAGGTGGCTTTGGGGGTGGCCGTGCTGCGCCACCAGCTGATGCTGCCCGGGATCACCATCGCCCACCAGCTGGTGGCTGCCCTGTTGGTGGCGCTGCTGGCTTCGGCCCTGGCCCGCAGCTATGGCCGGCCCCAAGCAAATTTGGAGTGGGCCCATGGTTAG